The following coding sequences are from one Deinococcus sp. Leaf326 window:
- a CDS encoding VanZ family protein, with product MSSRRLPTRPPAHCAAPGWWVPALAVAGAIWVLSSLADTPGPPLHHPLDWGAHFLSYLALGYALGRATGLPVLAWMLAAWWGAADEIHQAFVPGREAGITDWWFDLAGSGLGAWLAGQACLKRAARRRVPHGDEGAGPRS from the coding sequence TTGAGTTCCCGCCGCCTGCCGACCCGGCCCCCGGCCCACTGCGCCGCGCCCGGCTGGTGGGTCCCCGCGCTGGCGGTCGCCGGGGCCATCTGGGTCCTGAGCAGCTTGGCCGACACGCCGGGGCCGCCCCTGCACCATCCCCTCGACTGGGGCGCGCATTTCCTGAGCTACCTCGCCCTGGGCTACGCGCTGGGCCGCGCGACCGGTCTCCCCGTCCTGGCCTGGATGCTCGCCGCATGGTGGGGCGCCGCCGATGAGATTCACCAGGCCTTCGTGCCTGGCCGGGAAGCCGGCATCACCGACTGGTGGTTCGACCTGGCGGGCAGCGGCCTGGGCGCGTGGCTGGCCGGGCAGGCCTGCCTGAAACGGGCGGCCCGGCGGCGCGTCCCGCACGGAGATGAGGGGGCCGGCCCGCGCTCCTGA
- a CDS encoding VOC family protein, which yields MSASSPGSALLGPQLLDHLGIATPDLDTGSAPYLALGLRAEGDDEDVAHQGVRVRAFRVGETLIELLAPTRPDSPVAAFLERRGPGLHHTAYRVPSLDAEVARLSALGAPFLGPAAAGRAGTRVAFLHPRWGQGTLIELVEHPHAEGPDGG from the coding sequence ATGTCCGCCTCCTCGCCCGGCTCCGCGCTTCTCGGCCCCCAACTTCTCGACCACCTGGGCATCGCCACGCCCGACCTCGACACCGGCTCGGCGCCCTACCTCGCGCTGGGGCTGCGCGCCGAGGGCGACGACGAGGATGTGGCGCACCAAGGCGTGCGCGTGCGGGCCTTCCGGGTGGGCGAGACCCTGATCGAGCTCCTGGCCCCCACCCGCCCGGACAGCCCGGTCGCGGCTTTCCTGGAACGCCGGGGGCCAGGGCTGCACCACACGGCCTACCGCGTGCCCAGCCTGGACGCCGAGGTCGCGCGCCTGAGCGCCCTGGGCGCGCCCTTTCTGGGACCCGCAGCGGCCGGGCGGGCGGGCACGCGGGTCGCCTTCCTGCACCCGCGCTGGGGCCAGGGCACCTTGATCGAACTCGTCGAGCATCCCCACGCCGAAGGCCCGGACGGGGGTTGA
- the plsY gene encoding glycerol-3-phosphate 1-O-acyltransferase PlsY — MSLFAVLAVVIAYVIGAVPAAAWVARSRGVDIRQVGSGNSGATNVLRSLGKGPALAVAVFDILKGVLAVVIARALHLDEPVAALCGVAAVVGHNFSPFLGFRGGKGVATSFGVIAVLDPLAGAGVAVIAIFCMWLTRFVSAGSIIGALAAVVLSLCLERPLWLSLVVAVLAGLLIWQHRDNVGRLTAGTERRLGDQPTEKKVLN; from the coding sequence GTGTCCCTGTTTGCCGTGCTCGCGGTCGTGATCGCCTATGTCATAGGAGCCGTGCCCGCCGCGGCGTGGGTGGCCCGCTCGCGCGGCGTGGACATCCGGCAGGTGGGCAGCGGCAACAGCGGGGCGACCAACGTGCTGCGCTCGCTCGGCAAGGGCCCGGCGCTGGCCGTGGCGGTCTTCGACATCCTCAAGGGCGTGCTGGCCGTCGTGATCGCCCGCGCGCTGCACCTCGACGAACCGGTGGCGGCGCTGTGCGGGGTGGCCGCCGTGGTGGGCCACAACTTTAGTCCCTTCCTGGGGTTCCGGGGGGGCAAGGGTGTGGCGACCAGTTTCGGCGTCATCGCGGTGCTTGACCCGTTGGCGGGCGCGGGCGTGGCCGTCATCGCCATCTTCTGCATGTGGCTCACGCGTTTTGTCAGTGCGGGCAGCATCATCGGGGCGCTCGCGGCGGTGGTCCTGAGCCTGTGTCTCGAGCGGCCGCTGTGGCTCTCGCTGGTCGTCGCCGTGCTGGCCGGGCTGCTCATCTGGCAGCACCGCGACAATGTGGGCCGCCTCACTGCCGGCACCGAGCGCCGTCTGGGTGACCAGCCGACCGAGAAGAAGGTCTTGAACTAA
- a CDS encoding ABC transporter permease, whose product MRSALLIAELSLREATRKRLVSVLLILSALFVGFYLYGVYRLDAQLDDRAAAAGLDGRSLNSLSNAGVMYATLFGMYLVFFLGALMSVLATVSAVSGDIENGVMQSVLARPVGRAGLVLGRWLGFTVVNVGYVALLSAAILGGIYAITGYLPPEPLPAVGLILLSVTLLTGLTVLGSTLFTTLANGIGVFVLYGVGFTGGILGSIGTVADSPTLATLGRFANALMPTNALWLGASYHLQPDILRQLGAAARGTNPFIGSATTPTGLIVWAAALTLLAVGAAMWRFSRRDL is encoded by the coding sequence GTGCGTAGCGCCCTGCTCATCGCCGAACTCTCGCTGCGCGAAGCGACCCGCAAGCGGCTGGTGAGCGTGCTGCTCATTCTCAGCGCGCTGTTCGTGGGCTTCTACCTGTACGGGGTGTACCGGCTGGACGCGCAACTCGACGACCGGGCGGCCGCCGCCGGGCTCGACGGCCGCAGCCTGAACTCACTGAGCAACGCCGGGGTCATGTACGCCACCCTCTTCGGGATGTACCTCGTGTTCTTTCTGGGCGCGCTGATGTCGGTGCTGGCGACCGTCTCGGCGGTCAGCGGCGATATCGAAAACGGCGTGATGCAGAGCGTCCTCGCCCGTCCGGTGGGCCGCGCCGGGCTGGTGCTGGGGCGCTGGCTGGGTTTCACGGTGGTCAACGTGGGCTACGTCGCCCTGCTCAGCGCCGCCATCCTGGGGGGCATCTACGCCATCACCGGCTACCTGCCCCCCGAGCCGCTGCCGGCCGTGGGCCTGATCCTGCTCTCGGTCACGCTGCTCACTGGCCTGACGGTGCTGGGCAGCACGCTGTTCACCACACTCGCCAACGGCATCGGGGTGTTCGTGCTGTATGGGGTGGGCTTCACGGGGGGCATCCTGGGCAGCATCGGCACGGTGGCCGACAGCCCGACCCTGGCCACGCTGGGGCGCTTCGCCAACGCCCTGATGCCCACCAACGCCCTGTGGCTGGGCGCCAGCTACCACCTGCAACCCGACATCCTGCGCCAGCTCGGCGCGGCGGCGCGCGGCACCAATCCCTTCATCGGCAGCGCGACCACCCCCACCGGCCTGATCGTGTGGGCGGCCGCCCTGACCCTGCTGGCCGTCGGCGCGGCCATGTGGCGCTTCAGCCGCCGCGACCTCTAG
- a CDS encoding ABC transporter ATP-binding protein codes for MNAIETRELRKVYRGRAVVDGLNLTVGEGEVFGFLGPNGAGKSTTVKMLLGLVLPSGGELRVLGGSPADPDVRARLGFLPEQFRFQTWMTGEEFLNFHGRLAGLSAAERRTRVPQVLETVGLGGRGRETLSGYSKGMLQRVGLAGAILARPKLVFLDEPTSALDPIGRVEVREIIESLRGQGVAVFLNSHLLSEVEQVCDRVAFVKQGRVLRGGTMRELMGGVVPVDLRLDRLPDGLEARLARLGEVRHIDTALPGRVGIELWLDKEDGVPAVADAVHASGARLYALTPRRPDLETMFLELIEDAPRQPETQRPQEAHRA; via the coding sequence GTGAATGCCATCGAGACGCGCGAACTGCGCAAGGTATACCGGGGCCGGGCGGTGGTGGACGGCCTGAACCTGACGGTCGGCGAGGGCGAGGTCTTCGGCTTTCTCGGCCCCAACGGCGCGGGCAAGAGCACCACGGTCAAGATGCTGCTGGGGCTGGTCCTGCCCAGCGGCGGCGAGTTGCGCGTGCTGGGCGGTTCCCCGGCCGACCCGGACGTGCGGGCCCGCCTGGGGTTCCTGCCCGAGCAGTTCCGGTTTCAGACCTGGATGACTGGCGAGGAATTTCTGAACTTTCATGGACGGCTCGCCGGTCTCTCGGCAGCCGAGCGACGCACACGCGTTCCGCAGGTGCTGGAGACGGTGGGCCTGGGCGGGCGCGGGCGCGAGACTCTGAGCGGCTACTCGAAGGGGATGCTCCAGCGCGTGGGGCTGGCCGGGGCGATCCTGGCGCGGCCTAAACTGGTCTTTCTGGACGAGCCGACGAGTGCCCTGGACCCCATCGGGCGGGTCGAGGTGCGCGAGATCATCGAGTCGCTGCGGGGGCAGGGGGTCGCGGTGTTCCTGAACTCGCACCTGCTGTCGGAAGTCGAACAGGTGTGCGACCGTGTGGCCTTCGTCAAGCAGGGGCGCGTGCTGCGCGGCGGCACCATGCGCGAACTCATGGGCGGGGTGGTCCCGGTGGACCTGCGTCTCGACCGCCTACCCGACGGCCTGGAGGCGCGGCTGGCGCGGCTGGGCGAGGTGCGGCACATAGACACGGCCCTGCCCGGCCGCGTGGGCATCGAGCTGTGGCTGGACAAGGAGGACGGGGTGCCGGCGGTGGCCGACGCTGTCCACGCCAGCGGCGCGCGGCTGTACGCCCTGACGCCGCGACGCCCCGACCTGGAGACCATGTTCCTCGAACTCATCGAGGACGCGCCCCGTCAGCCAGAGACCCAGCGCCCCCAGGAGGCCCACCGTGCGTAG
- a CDS encoding aldo/keto reductase family protein → MEYRNLGKSGLKVSEVALGGWETYGVNVNEGQMVREIVTRAYDLGVNFFDQADVYARGKSEELMGTVLREFPRHTLVISSKVFWPMSDHVNDRGLSRKHVLESIDGSLKRLGTDYLDIYFAHRYDPDVPMEEIVMAFDQIIRDGKALYWGTSMWPAARIAQAVEFAKAHGLHSPVTEQPEYSMIRRERVEGEILPYTESAGVGLVVWSPLAMGLLTGKYDEGKPEGARLTEKDNWGKNFLTDENIAKVRDLKPIADGLGITRAQLALAWILRQKGVSSVITGATKVSQIEDTVKAAGVRLSEGDIQKIEDILKR, encoded by the coding sequence ATGGAATACAGGAACCTCGGCAAAAGCGGTCTGAAGGTCAGTGAAGTCGCCCTGGGCGGCTGGGAAACGTACGGCGTCAACGTGAACGAAGGCCAGATGGTGCGCGAGATCGTGACCAGGGCATATGACCTGGGCGTCAACTTCTTCGACCAGGCCGACGTATACGCGCGCGGCAAGTCCGAAGAGCTCATGGGCACTGTGCTGCGCGAGTTCCCCCGCCACACCCTGGTCATCTCCAGCAAGGTCTTCTGGCCGATGAGCGACCACGTCAACGACCGCGGCCTGTCGCGCAAGCACGTGCTCGAAAGCATCGACGGCAGCCTTAAGCGCCTGGGCACCGACTACCTCGACATCTACTTCGCGCACCGCTACGACCCCGACGTGCCGATGGAAGAGATCGTGATGGCCTTCGACCAAATCATCCGCGACGGCAAGGCGCTGTACTGGGGCACCTCGATGTGGCCCGCTGCCCGCATCGCCCAGGCGGTTGAGTTCGCCAAGGCGCACGGGCTGCACTCCCCGGTGACCGAGCAGCCCGAATACTCGATGATCCGCCGCGAGCGTGTCGAGGGCGAAATTCTGCCCTACACCGAGAGCGCGGGCGTGGGCCTGGTCGTCTGGAGCCCGCTGGCGATGGGCCTGCTGACCGGCAAGTACGACGAGGGCAAGCCCGAAGGCGCGCGCCTCACCGAGAAGGACAACTGGGGCAAGAACTTCCTGACCGACGAGAACATCGCCAAGGTGCGCGACCTCAAGCCCATCGCCGACGGGCTAGGCATTACCCGTGCGCAGCTCGCCCTGGCCTGGATCCTGCGTCAGAAGGGCGTGAGCAGCGTCATCACCGGGGCCACCAAGGTCTCGCAGATCGAGGACACCGTCAAGGCGGCGGGCGTACGCCTGAGCGAAGGCGACATCCAGAAGATCGAGGACATCCTCAAGCGCTGA
- a CDS encoding SGNH/GDSL hydrolase family protein — protein sequence MLRSKLPCLLLLLTSCQQTSVEATSAAAIHVNTPEEIALGRACPVTKTTFLGQAQERKTFTIVGIGSSSMEGVGASAPQYNFLNRLDHTLSTSLPGVTLKVINAGIGGQNLMQTIARFPRDVYWVNPDLVILQAGMNDAIQSRDTDVYRDEIKKALEDLSEHNLNAVLMSNQYAGTAGLTSSTLTKTIDQINKDEAIRKGIGVIDRYSLFNTLRDQGIDVAKTYFADDLLHANDEGYRLVTTCTLRRVFGLG from the coding sequence ATGCTGCGTTCCAAACTGCCCTGTCTCCTCCTTTTACTGACCAGTTGTCAACAGACTTCTGTCGAAGCCACGTCTGCGGCAGCAATTCATGTCAATACACCTGAAGAAATCGCTCTCGGCAGGGCGTGCCCAGTAACGAAGACTACATTTTTGGGACAAGCGCAGGAACGCAAGACATTCACTATCGTCGGCATCGGCAGCAGCAGCATGGAAGGTGTGGGAGCTTCCGCACCCCAATACAATTTCCTCAATCGCTTAGATCACACCCTCTCTACCTCACTGCCTGGAGTGACACTCAAGGTCATTAACGCTGGCATAGGGGGACAAAACTTAATGCAGACGATTGCACGTTTTCCCAGAGACGTGTATTGGGTAAATCCTGATCTAGTCATCCTACAGGCGGGAATGAATGACGCAATACAGAGCCGGGATACGGACGTATATCGAGATGAAATTAAAAAGGCCCTTGAAGATTTGAGCGAGCATAATTTAAACGCTGTGCTAATGAGTAATCAATATGCTGGCACTGCGGGCCTCACATCGTCCACTTTGACGAAGACAATAGATCAAATCAACAAGGATGAGGCTATTAGGAAAGGTATTGGTGTTATTGATCGCTATTCCCTCTTTAATACGCTTCGGGACCAGGGAATAGATGTGGCTAAGACATACTTTGCGGACGATCTGTTGCATGCAAATGATGAGGGGTATCGATTGGTGACCACTTGTACGTTGCGTCGAGTCTTCGGATTGGGCTGA